A genomic region of Janthinobacterium lividum contains the following coding sequences:
- a CDS encoding ATP-grasp domain-containing protein translates to MHKKVLIISHSGDLHVDLVEAILAARGHAPFRIDLDAFPRDYQLCQRLHDGRASARMRHLPDGDWLDLQQVGAVWLRKAADYAYASADLTPQERAYAQLETEQAIFSVLYGLDCYWLSHPLALRGAQWKGEQLARAARMGFRVPATVITNVPDDVRAFCAAIKGPIIFKSMSTPSLAAEAVEDVDRVSAGIGTTIVDDAMLDSLDAVSELSCQFQEYIAKQYELRITVIGKQLFAARLYSQDDARTAIDSRDMSAPIRYEACTLPAEIQQRCLAFVHSYGLEYGALDLIVTPGGEYVFLENNPVGQFLYVQQLVPALPMLESVAAALIEGAVCRSQT, encoded by the coding sequence ATGCACAAAAAGGTTTTGATTATCAGCCATAGCGGCGATCTGCACGTCGACCTGGTCGAAGCCATCCTCGCCGCCCGCGGCCATGCCCCCTTCCGTATCGACCTCGACGCCTTTCCCCGCGATTATCAGCTGTGCCAGCGCCTGCACGACGGCCGCGCCAGCGCGCGCATGCGCCACTTGCCCGATGGCGACTGGCTAGACCTGCAGCAGGTGGGCGCCGTCTGGCTGCGCAAGGCGGCCGACTACGCCTACGCCAGCGCCGACCTGACGCCGCAGGAGCGCGCCTACGCGCAGCTGGAAACGGAGCAAGCCATCTTCAGCGTGCTGTACGGGCTCGATTGCTACTGGCTCAGCCATCCGCTAGCCCTGCGCGGTGCCCAATGGAAAGGTGAACAGCTTGCGCGTGCCGCGCGCATGGGCTTTCGCGTGCCCGCCACCGTGATCACCAACGTGCCCGACGACGTGCGCGCTTTCTGCGCTGCCATCAAAGGGCCTATCATTTTCAAGAGCATGTCGACGCCCAGCCTGGCCGCCGAAGCGGTCGAGGACGTTGACAGGGTCAGCGCCGGCATCGGCACCACCATCGTCGACGATGCCATGCTCGATAGCCTGGACGCCGTCAGCGAACTGAGCTGCCAGTTCCAGGAATATATCGCCAAGCAATACGAACTGCGGATCACAGTGATCGGCAAACAACTGTTTGCCGCGCGCCTGTATTCCCAGGACGATGCGCGCACGGCCATCGACTCGCGCGACATGTCGGCCCCCATCCGCTATGAAGCATGCACCTTGCCAGCGGAAATACAGCAGCGCTGCCTCGCTTTCGTGCACAGCTATGGCCTCGAATATGGCGCGCTCGATCTCATCGTCACGCCCGGGGGCGAGTATGTTTTCCTGGAAAACAATCCTGTTGGTCAATTCTTGTATGTACAACAACTGGTACCAGCCTTGCCCATGCTGGAAAGCGTGGCCGCAGCCCTGATCGAAGGAGCCGTATGCCGCAGCCAGACTTGA
- a CDS encoding SDH family Clp fold serine proteinase, whose protein sequence is MPQPDLNQIPVRLRELEQARDSRAIVLAASHLDMELLPALYELCQGIGPVARLDVVLHGRGGIVNAARRIAILLRQHARHLSFIVPFHCQSAATLLALGADEIIAGDLALFTPIDPQLDGADGGSMSSLDIKVFGDMAQQWFGVDASEARQQSLSLLCGSIFPPSLTAFYRTTLELAQIGEELLAWQLPDATQEARRAIIAQLVTGYHSHNYALTREELAQLGLNMARDIHAERLGWAISTQLQASIGGALRSAPDEPWNDALLASRDGVQLRRQRPGGFAPMWSAQC, encoded by the coding sequence ATGCCGCAGCCAGACTTGAACCAGATCCCCGTCCGGCTGCGCGAACTGGAACAGGCGCGCGACAGCCGCGCCATCGTCCTGGCCGCCTCGCATCTGGACATGGAGCTGCTGCCCGCCCTGTACGAGCTGTGCCAGGGCATCGGCCCCGTGGCGCGCCTCGACGTGGTGCTGCACGGCCGCGGCGGCATCGTCAACGCGGCGCGCCGCATCGCCATCCTGCTGCGCCAGCATGCGCGCCACCTGAGCTTTATCGTGCCCTTCCACTGCCAGTCGGCCGCCACCCTGCTGGCCCTGGGCGCCGATGAAATCATCGCGGGCGACCTGGCCCTGTTCACGCCCATCGATCCGCAGCTCGATGGCGCCGACGGCGGCTCGATGTCCAGCCTCGATATCAAGGTATTCGGCGACATGGCGCAGCAGTGGTTTGGCGTCGATGCCAGCGAGGCGCGCCAGCAATCGCTGTCCCTGCTGTGCGGCAGCATCTTCCCCCCTTCCCTGACGGCCTTCTACCGCACCACCCTGGAGCTGGCACAGATCGGCGAAGAATTACTGGCCTGGCAATTGCCCGATGCCACGCAAGAGGCGCGGCGGGCCATCATCGCGCAACTGGTGACGGGTTATCACTCGCATAACTATGCCTTGACGCGCGAAGAGCTTGCCCAGCTGGGCCTGAACATGGCGCGCGATATCCACGCCGAAAGGCTGGGCTGGGCCATTTCGACGCAATTGCAGGCAAGCATAGGCGGCGCCTTGCGCAGCGCGCCCGACGAGCCATGGAACGATGCCCTGCTGGCGTCACGCGACGGCGTGCAGCTGCGGCGCCAGCGTCCGGGCGGCTTCGCGCCCATGTGGAGCGCACAATGCTGA
- a CDS encoding MauE/DoxX family redox-associated membrane protein: protein MLTSVLAALLADIARYCIALLLLAASVGKLRSYGDFRGNLATSFGVPPAAAQFAAPALVMTELLLAGWLLAGGTHTPMLLSLSLLSTLTAILTYRYFTHSVVRCSCFGEAARPVSQYDLLRNMLAVGINGAYFALAQETALPVATSILAAGLAAIMCVATISLHEIATLAKAD from the coding sequence ATGCTGACGTCCGTGCTGGCCGCGTTACTGGCCGACATCGCGCGCTACTGTATCGCCCTGCTGCTGCTGGCGGCCAGCGTGGGCAAGCTGCGCAGCTACGGAGACTTTCGCGGCAACCTGGCCACCTCGTTCGGCGTACCGCCCGCCGCAGCCCAATTCGCTGCGCCAGCCCTGGTGATGACAGAATTGCTGCTGGCCGGCTGGCTGCTGGCCGGCGGTACCCACACACCGATGCTGCTGTCGCTATCGCTGCTCAGCACGCTCACCGCCATATTGACTTACCGCTACTTCACGCACAGCGTGGTGCGCTGCAGCTGCTTTGGCGAAGCGGCACGGCCCGTGTCGCAGTACGACCTGCTGCGCAACATGCTGGCGGTCGGCATCAACGGCGCCTACTTTGCGCTGGCGCAGGAAACGGCCTTGCCCGTCGCCACCTCCATATTGGCCGCCGGCCTGGCAGCCATCATGTGCGTGGCCACGATTTCCCTGCACGAGATCGCCACTTTGGCAAAGGCAGACTGA
- a CDS encoding redoxin domain-containing protein, with translation MDSTTLQLVLAALAFALAGNIWLSLAVLRASRRERIAPTALEPGQPLPAVQARPLAGGAHFQPGAGGQAAVLLFLASRCPKCGEKLAGIEQLLPLAREAGLALWLISEEPVRRLRAFLPGNTLRAATARLTLRDYRRVNPLMSSPSYVFVNHQGSVEAAGLIGDEDWLALVEQLADETTQERAA, from the coding sequence ATGGATTCCACGACTTTGCAACTGGTGCTGGCGGCGCTGGCGTTTGCCCTCGCCGGCAATATCTGGCTCAGCCTGGCCGTGCTGCGCGCCAGCCGCCGCGAACGCATCGCGCCCACGGCGCTGGAGCCGGGCCAGCCCCTGCCTGCCGTGCAAGCCCGTCCGCTGGCTGGCGGCGCGCATTTCCAGCCGGGCGCCGGCGGCCAGGCGGCCGTGCTGCTGTTCCTGGCCAGCCGCTGTCCGAAATGCGGGGAAAAGCTGGCCGGCATCGAACAGTTGCTGCCGCTGGCGCGGGAGGCAGGCCTGGCCCTGTGGCTGATCAGCGAAGAGCCGGTCCGCCGCCTGCGCGCCTTTTTGCCCGGCAACACCTTGCGGGCGGCCACGGCACGGCTGACGCTGCGCGACTACCGGCGCGTGAATCCGCTAATGAGCTCGCCTTCCTATGTATTCGTCAATCACCAGGGCAGCGTGGAAGCGGCCGGCCTGATCGGCGATGAAGACTGGCTGGCCCTCGTCGAGCAACTGGCTGACGAGACGACACAGGAGCGCGCCGCATGA
- a CDS encoding ABC transporter ATP-binding protein, producing MSHLNVGPHLERLRLLYPVRWRVAAGLVCMALTVGAQLAFPQAIAYFIDNVAELTRRGVTPGMVATMLAFSLLYALITTARFYLLQSSGHMIVMGVRRRLFDVVINQPIAFFDKHHGGELNSRLTSDVSALHESLTIGAANALRSLCVFLGGIAMLLHLSPMLSLPLALFIPISLYLGKLSGSNYRQRSRAISATLAASGKVAQEYFAHARLVQAFNQQGGAMARYAQAMRQLLEVSLAGTRLLAVFQGAQGLLAFVALLTTLCFGAHLIGQGRLSVGELTAFVIYASMVTDTAGSISEFWNTWMRTMGSTDRIFEILRSHRAVPEATPQPPLAGHIALRDARFSYPERTQVTALDGVSLSIRAGEKIALVGASGAGKSTIASLVLGHYQLDAGSLQFDGIDAGMLGVTQLRRQMAVVEQEPALFSGSIADNIAFAVPDRQVTREEMLAAARLAHAHDFIQAFPDGYETLVGERGVQLSGGQKQRIAIARAILRAPKILILDEATSALDAASEQQVQLALDTLMHGRTTIIIAHRFSTIVKADRIIVMDKGRICQQGTHAELLRAGGQYARLMQQQLSQFQQLHASAATL from the coding sequence ATGAGTCATCTGAATGTTGGCCCGCATCTTGAACGCCTGCGCCTGCTGTATCCCGTGCGCTGGCGCGTCGCCGCCGGCCTGGTGTGCATGGCCCTTACCGTGGGCGCGCAGCTGGCCTTTCCGCAAGCCATCGCGTATTTCATCGACAACGTGGCGGAATTGACCCGGCGCGGCGTCACGCCGGGCATGGTCGCCACCATGTTGGCCTTCAGCCTGCTGTATGCGCTGATCACGACCGCGCGCTTCTATTTGCTGCAATCGAGCGGCCACATGATCGTCATGGGCGTGCGCCGGCGCCTGTTTGACGTGGTGATCAATCAGCCCATCGCCTTCTTCGACAAGCACCATGGCGGCGAACTGAACAGCCGGCTGACATCCGACGTGTCGGCCCTGCATGAAAGCTTGACCATCGGCGCGGCCAATGCCCTGCGCTCGCTATGCGTCTTTCTGGGCGGCATCGCCATGCTGCTGCATCTGTCACCCATGCTGAGCCTGCCGCTGGCCCTGTTCATTCCCATCAGCCTGTATCTCGGCAAGTTATCAGGCAGCAATTACCGGCAGCGTTCGCGGGCCATTTCCGCCACCCTGGCCGCCAGCGGCAAGGTGGCGCAGGAATACTTTGCCCATGCCCGGCTGGTGCAGGCATTCAACCAGCAGGGCGGCGCCATGGCCCGCTATGCGCAAGCCATGCGGCAACTGCTGGAGGTGTCCCTGGCCGGCACGCGGCTGCTGGCCGTGTTCCAGGGCGCGCAAGGGCTGCTGGCTTTTGTTGCCCTGCTGACCACCCTGTGCTTCGGCGCCCACCTGATCGGCCAGGGCCGCTTGAGCGTGGGAGAGCTGACGGCTTTTGTCATCTATGCCAGCATGGTGACGGACACGGCCGGCTCCATCAGCGAATTCTGGAACACGTGGATGCGCACCATGGGCTCAACCGACCGCATCTTCGAGATCCTGCGCAGCCACCGCGCCGTGCCCGAGGCGACGCCGCAACCGCCGCTGGCCGGCCACATCGCGCTGCGCGACGCGCGCTTTTCGTATCCCGAGCGCACGCAGGTCACGGCCCTCGACGGCGTCAGCCTGTCGATACGCGCGGGCGAAAAGATCGCCCTGGTGGGCGCCTCGGGCGCGGGCAAGTCCACCATCGCCAGCCTGGTGCTGGGCCACTACCAGCTTGACGCGGGCAGCCTGCAGTTCGACGGCATCGATGCAGGCATGCTGGGCGTAACGCAACTGCGGCGCCAGATGGCCGTGGTGGAACAGGAACCTGCCCTGTTTTCCGGCAGCATCGCGGACAATATCGCCTTTGCCGTGCCGGACCGCCAGGTGACGCGCGAAGAGATGCTGGCGGCAGCGCGCCTGGCGCATGCCCACGATTTTATTCAAGCTTTTCCTGACGGCTACGAGACCCTGGTGGGAGAACGGGGCGTGCAATTGTCCGGCGGACAGAAGCAGCGCATCGCGATCGCCCGCGCCATCCTGCGCGCGCCGAAAATCCTCATCCTGGACGAAGCCACCAGCGCGCTCGACGCCGCCAGTGAACAGCAGGTGCAGCTCGCCCTCGATACCCTGATGCATGGGCGCACCACCATCATCATCGCCCACCGCTTCTCCACCATCGTGAAAGCGGACCGCATCATCGTCATGGACAAGGGCCGGATTTGCCAGCAAGGCACGCACGCCGAGCTGCTGCGCGCGGGCGGCCAGTATGCGCGGCTGATGCAGCAACAGTTGTCGCAATTCCAGCAGTTGCATGCTAGTGCGGCAACGCTGTAA
- a CDS encoding DUF3297 family protein, which yields MNDTTTLPPLPDRLSIDPSSPYHVAAVFENDVGIRFNDKERLDVEEYCISERWIKVASTKSLDRRGRPLQIKLKGKVEAFYR from the coding sequence ATGAACGATACCACCACCTTACCCCCATTGCCCGATCGCCTGTCGATCGACCCTAGCAGCCCTTACCACGTTGCAGCCGTGTTCGAGAACGACGTCGGCATCCGCTTCAACGACAAGGAGCGTCTTGACGTGGAAGAATATTGCATCAGCGAACGCTGGATCAAGGTCGCTTCCACCAAGTCCCTCGACCGCCGCGGCCGTCCGCTGCAGATCAAGCTGAAGGGCAAAGTCGAAGCTTTTTACCGCTAA
- a CDS encoding DNA-binding domain-containing protein: MPRSTAAGESGEARAPLAQLQAWFLTAMTAPGGAARGVQLASERHGLTQEQVLKRARGGPAPLHIHADGYVQRLLECLQADYPVLRKVMGDELFAFFARAYVWRHPSASATLYDLGAGFADFLAASQHAAGAQGAALRFPVELAQLERARSEAGRASGLEKLAPPMWPCGLDSLLGNAPAWRLAPCTRLLALSFPLSDYWQQAQAAPDDAVPAQPGARSAFVAISRMHYRLAMQDLQPWQFYWLQALAGGAPLAQCAGQAARASGRAPDEVLADAMLWLPLAAAAGLVTIDVCAESG, from the coding sequence ATGCCCCGTAGCACCGCAGCAGGCGAATCTGGCGAGGCCCGCGCACCGCTGGCGCAATTGCAGGCATGGTTCCTAACGGCGATGACGGCGCCGGGCGGCGCGGCGCGCGGCGTCCAGCTGGCCAGCGAGCGCCATGGCTTGACGCAGGAGCAAGTATTGAAACGGGCCAGGGGCGGGCCGGCGCCGCTGCACATCCATGCGGACGGCTATGTGCAGCGCCTGCTCGAATGCCTGCAAGCCGACTATCCCGTGTTGCGCAAGGTCATGGGTGACGAGCTGTTCGCCTTCTTTGCCCGCGCCTATGTCTGGCGCCACCCGTCCGCATCCGCGACCCTGTACGACCTGGGCGCCGGCTTTGCCGATTTTCTCGCCGCCAGCCAGCATGCCGCCGGCGCGCAGGGCGCCGCCTTGCGCTTTCCCGTCGAACTGGCGCAGCTGGAACGGGCGCGCAGCGAAGCGGGCAGGGCGTCCGGCCTGGAAAAGCTGGCGCCGCCCATGTGGCCGTGCGGATTGGATTCGCTATTGGGAAATGCACCGGCCTGGCGCCTGGCGCCGTGCACGCGGCTGCTGGCCCTGTCGTTCCCCTTGTCCGACTACTGGCAACAGGCGCAGGCCGCGCCGGACGACGCCGTGCCGGCCCAGCCTGGTGCCAGGTCCGCCTTTGTCGCCATTTCGCGCATGCATTACCGGCTTGCCATGCAGGATTTGCAGCCCTGGCAGTTTTATTGGCTGCAAGCGTTGGCCGGCGGCGCGCCGCTGGCACAGTGCGCGGGGCAGGCGGCGCGGGCTAGCGGCAGGGCGCCGGACGAGGTACTGGCCGACGCCATGCTGTGGCTGCCGCTGGCGGCCGCGGCCGGTCTGGTCACCATCGATGTATGCGCAGAAAGCGGCTGA
- a CDS encoding DUF692 domain-containing protein: MRRAMHTVAPRLGLPNLGLGVGLRPPHYAHILRHGPQVDWFEIISENFIDNHGYARHVLEQVAAQVPIVMHGVSLSIGSSDPLNLGYLRKLRQLAGEIRPAWISDHLCWTGAASLNSHDLLPLPLDEASLRHVAGRVRQVQEFLGRPLVLENPSSYVEFAQSSMPEWEFLGRLAEDTGCGLLLDVNNVHVSAHNHGYDAAHYIRQLPHAHIVQIHLAGPTVCGAVLIDTHDAPVPAAVWRLYALAQRLTGGVSALLEWDAEIPPYPQLLAELDKARAAERGEFADVAPVTAAAAVSAPLGFHLEAAHAP, encoded by the coding sequence ATGCGGCGCGCCATGCACACGGTGGCGCCACGCTTGGGCTTGCCGAACCTGGGCCTGGGCGTGGGGCTGCGCCCGCCGCACTATGCGCACATCCTGCGTCACGGTCCGCAGGTGGACTGGTTCGAGATCATCAGCGAGAACTTCATCGACAACCACGGCTATGCGCGCCATGTGTTGGAGCAGGTGGCGGCGCAAGTGCCCATCGTCATGCATGGCGTCTCGCTGTCGATCGGTAGCAGCGATCCGCTCAATCTCGGCTATCTGCGCAAGCTGCGCCAGCTGGCCGGCGAGATCCGGCCCGCGTGGATTTCCGACCACCTGTGCTGGACGGGCGCCGCCTCGCTCAACAGCCACGACTTGCTGCCGCTGCCGCTGGACGAGGCCAGCCTGCGCCACGTGGCGGGACGCGTGCGGCAGGTGCAGGAATTCCTGGGCCGTCCGCTGGTCCTGGAAAACCCCAGCAGCTACGTGGAATTTGCCCAGTCCAGCATGCCGGAATGGGAATTCCTGGGCCGCCTGGCCGAAGACACGGGCTGCGGACTCTTGCTCGACGTCAACAATGTCCACGTCAGCGCGCATAACCACGGCTATGACGCGGCCCACTACATCCGCCAGTTGCCGCACGCGCACATCGTGCAGATCCACCTGGCCGGCCCCACCGTGTGCGGCGCCGTGCTGATCGATACCCATGACGCCCCCGTGCCGGCCGCCGTGTGGCGCCTGTACGCGCTGGCGCAGCGGCTGACGGGCGGCGTGTCGGCCCTGCTGGAATGGGATGCGGAGATTCCCCCGTACCCGCAGCTGCTGGCCGAGCTCGACAAGGCGCGCGCGGCCGAGCGGGGAGAATTCGCGGATGTGGCACCAGTCACGGCTGCCGCCGCCGTCTCTGCGCCGCTGGGCTTTCACCTGGAGGCGGCCCATGCCCCGTAG
- a CDS encoding ferritin-like domain-containing protein — protein MKMPVLGSTQAPIIRRPLDMLDTDTAAVRAIAQAAVSVELFTIPLYMATMYSIHGTHQINSKGVTYYEGRQWPGMGTTARPELKEQKAFNIIFSVFIQEMLHLQMAANLATAIGTAPCFTGSELQSQDHGWTCYGKSCTVIPHIVDLQDTSGYRHVRVNLEELNSNQCDLFLAIEQPEEQARAQLAEFDKHNHTKYFPEVPLPGWTPGKHVHDLPLFGTIGYMYECYARYISIEYADGQTLWQKLFVNGSVQQDMFNSQVQGHARAEFPKFDTCFGPQDQDGGQTGSFNKAIDMMAAITDQGEGSEAAIQRYRRDAALRLKAVQPDYREDLDALKCDYPSYANNGKDAESRDAQARHDSAPFDHYERFGQVKAMLPVTTWASWHKQGQQWSAAMLTNERYNPASAPQNIPAPAAVAGALNRLKDASGTLEMLSTVATGAIYGITSVLDKYWQNQQLDFPYPSMVGAGDRMAICWAVLGQAPNLATGVPLAEKSVLYHACQGMHLAGEASSTCAALAVYHTCRGSNGCHAQGGCGFAQADTGGSSCGHSVKLAASPGTPCYVPPPPPQADKVYSAPSDNKCGGFGGCAVPISASQLYPNTTGKEPPEPATMTLYDFGPAPEHRSIPLGQTMSFALGDNVYDKAWEAYGKVMAARGTPVGAPPAPTDLRLALPPST, from the coding sequence ACTCGATCCACGGCACGCACCAGATCAACTCGAAAGGCGTCACCTACTATGAGGGCCGCCAGTGGCCGGGCATGGGCACCACGGCCCGGCCCGAGCTGAAGGAGCAAAAGGCCTTCAACATCATCTTCAGCGTCTTCATCCAGGAAATGCTGCACCTGCAGATGGCGGCCAACCTGGCCACGGCCATCGGCACGGCGCCATGCTTCACGGGTTCGGAGCTGCAATCGCAGGACCATGGCTGGACTTGCTACGGCAAGAGCTGCACGGTGATCCCGCACATCGTCGACTTGCAGGACACGTCCGGCTACCGCCACGTGCGCGTCAACCTGGAAGAGCTGAACAGCAACCAGTGCGACCTGTTCCTCGCCATCGAGCAACCCGAGGAGCAGGCACGCGCCCAGCTGGCCGAGTTCGACAAGCACAACCACACCAAATACTTCCCGGAAGTGCCGCTGCCGGGCTGGACGCCGGGCAAGCACGTGCACGACTTGCCCCTGTTCGGCACCATCGGCTACATGTATGAATGCTATGCGCGCTACATCAGCATCGAATACGCGGATGGCCAGACCCTGTGGCAAAAGCTGTTCGTCAACGGTTCGGTGCAGCAGGACATGTTCAATAGCCAGGTCCAGGGCCATGCGCGGGCGGAATTTCCCAAATTCGATACCTGCTTCGGCCCGCAGGACCAGGATGGCGGCCAGACGGGCTCGTTCAACAAGGCCATCGACATGATGGCGGCCATCACGGACCAGGGCGAGGGCAGCGAAGCGGCCATCCAGCGCTACCGCCGCGATGCGGCACTGCGCCTGAAGGCCGTGCAGCCCGACTACCGCGAAGACCTGGATGCCTTGAAGTGCGATTATCCGTCCTACGCGAATAATGGCAAGGATGCCGAATCGCGCGACGCGCAGGCGCGCCACGACAGCGCCCCGTTCGACCACTACGAGCGTTTCGGCCAGGTCAAGGCGATGCTGCCCGTGACTACCTGGGCCAGCTGGCACAAGCAGGGCCAGCAGTGGAGCGCGGCCATGCTGACCAACGAACGCTACAACCCGGCCAGCGCGCCGCAGAATATCCCGGCGCCGGCGGCCGTGGCGGGTGCCCTGAACCGCCTGAAGGACGCCAGCGGCACCCTGGAGATGCTGAGCACGGTGGCCACGGGCGCCATCTACGGCATCACTTCCGTGCTGGACAAGTACTGGCAGAACCAGCAACTGGACTTTCCGTATCCGTCGATGGTGGGCGCGGGCGACCGCATGGCCATCTGCTGGGCCGTGCTGGGCCAGGCGCCGAACCTGGCGACGGGCGTGCCGCTGGCCGAGAAAAGCGTGCTGTACCACGCCTGCCAGGGCATGCACCTGGCAGGCGAGGCCTCGTCCACCTGCGCCGCGCTGGCCGTCTACCATACCTGCCGCGGCTCCAACGGCTGCCATGCCCAGGGCGGCTGCGGCTTTGCCCAGGCCGACACGGGCGGTTCGTCCTGCGGCCACTCGGTCAAGCTTGCCGCGTCGCCGGGCACGCCGTGCTATGTGCCGCCGCCTCCGCCGCAGGCCGATAAAGTCTACAGCGCGCCCAGCGACAACAAATGCGGGGGATTCGGCGGCTGCGCCGTGCCGATTTCGGCCTCGCAGCTGTATCCGAACACGACGGGCAAGGAACCGCCCGAGCCTGCCACCATGACTTTGTACGATTTCGGACCCGCGCCCGAGCACCGCAGCATTCCGCTGGGCCAGACCATGAGCTTTGCGCTGGGCGACAATGTCTACGACAAGGCCTGGGAAGCCTACGGCAAGGTGATGGCGGCGCGCGGCACGCCGGTGGGGGCGCCGCCGGCGCCTACCGACCTGCGCCTGGCCTTGCCGCCGTCGACCTGA